A single region of the Chiroxiphia lanceolata isolate bChiLan1 chromosome 20, bChiLan1.pri, whole genome shotgun sequence genome encodes:
- the CRYBA1 gene encoding beta-crystallin A3 isoform X1, whose protein sequence is MAQTNPLPVPMGPWKSVRSRGRENRQPQPCHPPVPERLRSSLRTAPLPRELISAGITVYDQENFQGKRMEFTSACPNIMECGFDNIRSLKVECGAWVGYEHTGFCGQQFILERGEYPRWDAWSGSNAYHIERLMSFRPVCSANHKESKITIFEKDNFIGRQWEISDDYPSLQAMGWANNEVGSMKIQCGAWVCYQYPGYRGYQYVLEADHHGGDYKHWREWGSHAQTSQIQSIRRVQQ, encoded by the exons ATGGCTCAGACAAACCCTCTGCCTGTCCCCATGGGCCCGTGGAAG AGCGTTCGGAGCAGAGGCCGGGAGAACCgccagccacagccctgccacccGCCCGTCCCAGAACGGCTCCGCTCCTCTCTCCGGACGGCACCGCTGCCCCGGGAACTGATCTCCGCAGGG ATCACCGTGTACGACCAAGAAAACTTCCAGGGCAAGAGGATGGAGTTCACTTCGGCCTGTCCAAACATCATGGAATGTGGCTTCGACAACATCCGCTCCCTGAAGGTGGAATGTGGCGC CTGGGTCGGTTATGAGCACACCGGCTTCTGCGGGCAGCAGTTCATCCTGGAGAGGGGAGAGTACCCGCGCTGGGACGCCTGGAGCGGCAGCAACGCCTACCACATCGAGCGCCTGATGTCCTTCCGCCCCGTCTGCTCTGCT aaTCACAAGGAATCCAAGATCACCATTTTCGAGAAAGACAACTTCATTGGCCGCCAGTGGGAGATCAGTGATGACTACCCCTCGCTGCAGGCCATGGGCTGGGCCAACAATGAAGTGGGCTCCATGAAGATCCAGTGCGGCGC ctggGTGTGCTACCAGTATCCTGGGTACCGTGGCTACCAGTACGTCCTGGAGGCTGACCACCACGGTGGAGACTACAAGCACTGGAGAGAGTGGGGTTCACACGCCCAGACCTCCCAGATCCAATCCATCAGGCGTGTCCAGCAGTAG
- the CRYBA1 gene encoding beta-crystallin A3 isoform X2 — protein MAQTNPLPVPMGPWKITVYDQENFQGKRMEFTSACPNIMECGFDNIRSLKVECGAWVGYEHTGFCGQQFILERGEYPRWDAWSGSNAYHIERLMSFRPVCSANHKESKITIFEKDNFIGRQWEISDDYPSLQAMGWANNEVGSMKIQCGAWVCYQYPGYRGYQYVLEADHHGGDYKHWREWGSHAQTSQIQSIRRVQQ, from the exons ATGGCTCAGACAAACCCTCTGCCTGTCCCCATGGGCCCGTGGAAG ATCACCGTGTACGACCAAGAAAACTTCCAGGGCAAGAGGATGGAGTTCACTTCGGCCTGTCCAAACATCATGGAATGTGGCTTCGACAACATCCGCTCCCTGAAGGTGGAATGTGGCGC CTGGGTCGGTTATGAGCACACCGGCTTCTGCGGGCAGCAGTTCATCCTGGAGAGGGGAGAGTACCCGCGCTGGGACGCCTGGAGCGGCAGCAACGCCTACCACATCGAGCGCCTGATGTCCTTCCGCCCCGTCTGCTCTGCT aaTCACAAGGAATCCAAGATCACCATTTTCGAGAAAGACAACTTCATTGGCCGCCAGTGGGAGATCAGTGATGACTACCCCTCGCTGCAGGCCATGGGCTGGGCCAACAATGAAGTGGGCTCCATGAAGATCCAGTGCGGCGC ctggGTGTGCTACCAGTATCCTGGGTACCGTGGCTACCAGTACGTCCTGGAGGCTGACCACCACGGTGGAGACTACAAGCACTGGAGAGAGTGGGGTTCACACGCCCAGACCTCCCAGATCCAATCCATCAGGCGTGTCCAGCAGTAG